The Ignavibacteriales bacterium sequence TTGCTTCGTATGCTATTTCAAATTTCATCAGTCCATAAGCATTTATTGTGATTACCACTTGATGGCATTCATTCTGTGAAAATAATTCAAGCTTACCACCCATTTCGAATTCTTTAATTAGTAAATAGAGTAACTGTTTGAATACAGTTCTTAACTGGAAATCATTTCCGCTAACCCCGACTGGAGGAATAATAGTTGAATTAATAACAACATCTTTTTCTTTAGCATAAATCTTAAGTACCGGAAGAGTTTTCTCCAGTATGATACCAAGATCACAAATATCTAAGCTGTATTCTATGGATTGTTCAAATGAGTTCAATTCAATTAGAAATTTAATTGTTTTCTAAATACTATTAACTTATCATTTCCAATCATCCGGAGAATGATTTTCTTTATACAGGCAATGATAGATCAACACCGATAAAGCATACACTAATGTAAATTTATTGTTCGGATCCATTTTTTCGATCTCTGAATAGAAAGCTGCCTCTTAATATATTTTGAGGCAGTTTCCTATACTTCATAATGAATGTTAATAATTAGTCTAACTGAGCATTATTAATTAAAATTAAAATCACGAACAATTATTGATTCTTAATCTCTAAATCCATCGTCAATTCTTCAATTGAGTCATCGGACAGCTTAGCCAAACTTTCTGAAAATAAATGATAAGAATAGAATTTTGAACAAACGTTTCTAACGCGTTCCGAGTCATTAAATTTTGCCGAGCGCCCTACTAGATAGATTCCCCGGGGATCACCAATTTCAATTAATGCTTGTGCGGCAACAATTCGTACCGCTTCACAAGGATCTTCTCGTAGCATTTTCATTAATGGGATGACGGCTTTTTCTGATTTCATCTTTCCTAAGGCGAAAGCACAATTAAGACGCAAGGCTTCATCGGTACATTTTAAACCCTTTAGCGGACTCTTTTGAATAATCTTAAGTTTTAATTCATCATCTAAATTATTGTTGCTTTGTGAAAAAGCCGAAGTTGTGATTAGTAAAACTGCGATGGCTATAGACGATATAATGAATCTCGGTTTCATTTGGCCTCCTGAGATTTTGTTAAAAAATATTTAAAAACATAATCGGTAGCTGATAGAATAATTTTATTTTCTGTCACTTAGCATCTATATATTTCGTTTTTATTCAATACATAAGACTGTTAAAAAGTGCAATCTGTTCGCCCGTTTATTAATCAATACAACCACTTAAAACATTTTATAAATCTGATAATTACACTAAAAGATTAGCAGCAATCTTTAGAGAGAATTAAGATGTCCAAATTGCATCGATTAAAGAGCAGCATTCCTTTAGATCGCACTTAAAACTTCTCTGATATTTATTCAGAATTCTCACTATCATATCAAAACGAGGTCTCTGATTTTTTTGTTTATAAGATGGAATTATTTTTGAAAAAATTGAATTGAATTGTGATTAGAGGTAAATTCGTTAAGCGAGAGGTTATATTCTGCTTTAAGATTACTTTGAAAAATTCTAAAATCTATACCATTTTATCTTTCAATTTAGATGCATATCTCCTGCTCATCACAAATGGTTTTTCAAGTCCCTTTAGAAATACTTGGTAAGAATAACTGAACCAATCTTCAGTACGTTCCAAGAATTCGAGATTTATAATAGCATTTCTATGGATTCTTATAAAAAAATTGTTAGGAAGTCTAGATTCCCATTCTTTCATCGATTTCAGAACTAGACCTTTTAATTTTGTATTTGTCAAAATTTCTGAGTAGTTGCCCGCAGAAGTAATGACAATAATAGAACTAACCTTTATAAACTGATATGTATTATTGACCATAAGGAAAACGTTATCATTATATTCAAGTTTTTTAAAAGGGGTATTCTGAATTTCGCCTTCAAGTTTTAAATGCTCAATGGCTAATGCAAGTCTCTCTTTGTTAACTGGTTTTAATAAATAATCTTGGGCATTAACTTCGAACGCTCTAATTGCATATTCATCGTAAGCAGTAACAAAAATAATTTTAGCATCAGTTTGAATTTCAGTTAAAAGCTCGAAGCCCGTCCTCCCGGGCATTTGGATATCAAGAAAGATCAAATCCGGGTTTAAATTATCAATTAACTTTTTCGCTTCAATATTGTTACTTGCTTCACCAATAATTTCAATTTCCTCAAATCCTTTTGCAATTGCCTTGATGTCTTCTCTTGCGAGTTTTTCGTCGTCAACTATTATAGCCTTAAATATTTTATTCATTTCAGCTCCTTAAAAATTTTTACGGTTGCACAAACTTTGCCGTCTTGTTCATTGATTTCGAACTTGTTTTTGTAAGGGTAGCTGTACTCTAATCTATTTTTTATGTTTAATAATCCATTTCCAGTTCCTACATGGTTATTATCACTGCCTTGCTTAATATATTTACCGGTATTGATGATTCGAATAATTAACCAATTATTTTCAACTTCAGCAATGATCCAAATCTTTAGAGGCATTTCGCTAGTTTTCATACCATATTTTATTGCATTTTCTACAAGAGGGTGAATTAAAAAACTTGGAATAGGATATTCTTCAGCAAGTGTATCTATTTTGAATTCAAATTCAATTTTATCTTCGAAACGGATTTTCTCAATCTCTGCATAATTTGTTATAGCTTCAACCTCTTCTATAAGAGGAATTTCGGTATGACTTTTCGTTACGAGTGTGTATCTGTAAAATTCTGATAATTTACTCAACATATTTTCAGCTTTAATCTGATCAATGCGTATAAGCGCGCGTAGCGAGCTGAAGGAGTTAAACAAAAAATGTGGGTTAATCTGATATCTTAACATTTGAAGTTGTGCGCTTTGCGCAAGAAGGCTTGCTTTCTGAGCCTTTTCCCGCTCCTCTAATAAATCAATCCAAAATTTAATTCCGAAGTAAAGTAAACTCCACGTTGTAAATAAAGGTACGATATAAATTAAAAATAGAATAATGTGTTGAAAACTAAAAATTGTTTGTAAGCTTTCCTTTTGAAACGGAGGGCTATATACCCAACGTGCAAAATTAACCGTTAGATAAAACAAACATGAGGCAAAAAATGAGATTGTAAAAATAAATCCGCCTATGGTAATAATAGATTTGGACCTGTATGGGAAATCCTTATATAAACGTCTAAGATAAATCGTTATTAAATAACCTGTTGACCATGCTATTGTATTACTTATAAAAAATGTAATGCTTGTGGCATTTTGTTGCGGGCTTACAATAATGCAGTCTACGGCAATAAGAATGCTCCATCCTATAGTATTTATAAAATGGAATGAAGGATGCTTGTTGACGAGAAATTCTTTTTCAAAATATTTTCTAATGAATCGCATTAATGGACCATTATGGAATATTATTTCCGGAATTAATATCGCTATTCAAAATACTAAAATTGCATAGAATTATTTAAGTGGTTTTATGAATCCGTGAACGGTTGGATTATAATTTATCAGTTTTATCGGGCAGAATGTCTGAGTTGATTTGCCAAATAAAATTGCTAATAGCCAATTTATGCGGGTAACATTTTTTGTGCACAACCTTTTATATTATTAGTCGTCTATATGAGTAGCCAATAAATAAATTTTTTTTCGAATCGGTGAATAAGAATATTTTCGTAACATGAAATAAAAACAACTTATGCTGGAGGAACAATTGAAAAACAAAACTGCAAACTCTTTGGTTGTTGTATTTGGTATTATGTTATTTTCAGCACCGAATTGGATAGCTGAAAAATCAGTTGCAGCTGGCACAAATAATCTGCTAGAATTATCCGGTATGATAGTAATTTTTGGTGCAATTCTTATCTTATTTGCGATAATTAATATTACGTCAATAATATTTTATAAATCTTTCGATGTAAATGTTACACCATATAAATAATAAATCCTTTACCTATTTAAAACATTCATATTTCTCATTAACAAATCAGATTCTCATCCAAGAGCAAACAATAGAAGAAAATTTGAAATTATATTTTGATAAATCACTTTAATAGAATAAGAATATTCATCTATAAAATTCAAAAATAAATTTAAATCTGCATTTGCCTCTCTGTCCTATATAAGTTCCTCTTTTCAGTTCATGGGAGTATATTCCACTACGAAGATTATTCTGCTGTTTTATTAAAACCAAATCAAATGAAAATAATGTAATTTTCGCCATCGGTTTTTAGTATTAAATCTTATGCAGTACAATTTGCTATTTAAATTAGTGGAGCTAAACAATAATGGATTCATTCAGAGATTTGTTATATAAAAAAAAGATTCTATTTGACGGCGCCATGGGAACTTCAATACAGAAATTGAAATTGGAGAATTCCGATCCGCCTGAACTATTGAACTTGTACCATAAAGATGAATTAAAAGAAATTCATAAAAGTTATCTTGATGCCGGATCAAATATAATTGAGACAAATACTTTCGGTGCTAATAGAAAAAGATTAGAATTAACCGCATGGGCTGGCAAAATAGAAGAAATAAATTCTTCTGCGGTTAAAGCTGTGCGTGAAGTTGTTGGTAATAGAGCTTTAATAGCAGGATCAGTTGGACCGTTAGGCGAAGTGATTGAACCATTTGGAGATCTTTCACAAGAAGAGGCGAAAAACATATTTTATGAGCAGATAAAATTCCTAAATGATAGCGGAGTCGATCTGATATTAATTGAAACAATGATATCACTTGATGAAGCTTTAATTGCTTTGGCTGCTGCTAGAAAAGCAAATAGTAAAATTGTAGGGGTTACATTAACATTTGAAAATGGTGCTCAAGGATTAAGAACTCCGTATGGAGAAACCCCGGGACAAGCAGCGAAAGCACTTGAAAAAAACGGTGCTGATTTCATCGGATCAAATTGTGGACATGGCGTTTCTGACATCTTACTTGTCGGGCGAGAAATGAAAATTGTTTCAAAACTTCCAATACTACTTCAACCTAACGCGGGAATACCTCGAGTTGAGAACACAAAAATTATTTACGACGAATCACCAGAAAATTTTGCGCGTTTTGTTAAATCAGCCGTAGATCTTGGTATTGAAATGGTTGGCGGATGTTGCGGGACAACTGAAGAACATATCCGCCATGCAGACAAAATATTAAGTGAAATGAAAAATTTTTAGCTTATAATATTCCTATATATGGAAGATATTTTTGGAGAGATGAGAATTTGTCACAAGATCCCAAATGCAAATCCATTTGATTTACTCCAAATGGTTATGACAATTTCTAAATTTTTCTGATCAATTCTTTTTAATAGAATTTACTATTCTTAGTGAATTCAACTAATATTAATTTTTTAAGTAAGCTCCATTAAGCCGTATATTCCCATCAACAAATTAGTCCATGAAAGCAAAAAATTAAAGCAACTTGAAATAAGCAATTGAGATTCTATATTTAGGATTTCCTTGAGGACAATATAATTTTGTTGTGCTAAAAATAAAATGATATATTAGCGAAAGTTTAATCACAAATATACCGGAGGAATTATGAAAATCAATTTAGTGGAAAAATACACTGCTGTTGTTCTTGAACTCAAAGGTGACATAACCGGAACAGCAAAAGATCAAGAGTTCAGCGACACTCTTCATAAGCTTATTGCGGAAGGGAAGAAAAATATAATTATAGATTTGAAAGAGACCGGTTTTGTTAATAGTTCCGGTTTGGGAATGTTAATAGGCGGTTACACTACAATAAAGAACGGCGGCGGTGATCTAAAACTCGCAAACGCAACTCAAAAAATTGAAAGCTTACTCGTAATTACTAAACTCACTTCGATATTTACGAATTATAATTCTGTTGACGAAGCAGTTAAAAGTTTTAGCTGAATAGAATGAATGAAAATCTGCGGGAATCTCCAGTCTTTAAGTATTATACTAATTTTGTAGTTAACATAGTTGCCCACGAAGATTCCCAGATTAGATAAAAAAGTACCGGTGTTATCGAAGCAATAACAAACGGATGGACGGATCGTAAAGTCGGATTAGGACCTTAAATCATCCTTTGATGAATTTTAAAGAGAAATTAAATTACTTGCCGCCTTTTCTACAACTGCAATTCCAAATTTTAATATCTTTGCATTCGATATTCAATCATAAAATTTTATTTGAACTTGGAGCATATGAAAATGAAAAGAAAAATCTTCTCAAGTATTTTAATCATGACGATAATAGTTGGCCTTTTGATTCAAACTATTTCAGCACAAGAGAAAGTTCAAAAAGACGGTCAAAAGCAATCTGTTCCGGCATTTCCAAAAGGAGTTTCGATCTATCAACTTGATAACGGAATTCAAGTTCTTTTGATTGAAAATCCGGCATTACCGATGATCGGCGCGAATATGGTCATAAAAGTCGGATCTGCATATGAATCATTTTCGACGAGCGGTATGAGCCATATGCTCGAACATCTTCTATTCAACGGAACAACAACCCGTCCTCAGAAACAATTGTACGACGATGTTGATATGATCGGCGGATACAATAATGCCCACACGGATACTTATTATACAGATTTTATGATGGTAACTCCGACCGAAAATTTTAGAAAAGGAATGGAGATTCAAGCCGATATGATTTTCAATTCAACTCTTCCGAATGAGAAGTTTGAAAAGGAAAAGGGGATTGTGCTTGAAGAAATCTCTAAGAGCTTAGTAAATCCAAGCGAACAGATGGAACGGAATACAATTTCAATTTTATACGGCGGGCATGCACTTTCGCTTCCGACTCTCGGGACATATTCAACCATTCAATCCATGAAACGAGATGATGTTAACGCATTCTATAAAAATTATTATGTACCGAACAATATGATATTAAGTGTGATAGGAAATTTTCAGACAAAGCCGATGCTTGCGATGATTAAAGAAATTTATGGTAAGGCAAATCCCGGCTCGGTTAAGTACGATTCGAATCCGGAATGGGCAACGGGATTTCAAATTCCAAACTTAAAATCCGGTGATGATGAAAATGTTTATTACCGTTTTTATGACGGCAAGGATAAAGTGGTTCAGATGTTTTATCAGATTCCGCAGAATGGATCCGATGAATATTTCCAATTGATGGGCATCGTTCTCGATAAGAATCAAGATGCTGTTCAATCTGCGGTTAAAGCAGAATTCGAGCAGAATATAAAATCGGTAAAATTGAGTACGAGACTTTCTCCATTGAAAAATTATATCGAAGCCACTGTAATTCTTGCTAAGGATGTTGATCTGAGTGCTTTGACTAAATTTGTATCCGAGAAGTTAGCTAACTTAAATTTTGCTCTTCCAACCGAGACTCTAAAGTTCGAGGCGACAAAAGCCCGTACTGAATTTGTTAAAAATATCGAAAAACCGCATATGTTCGGAATTTATAATTCCTACTCGATAGTTATGAATGGAATTGAATCCGTACTTTCTTCATTTAGCGGAAATGAATTTTATAAAGCAGCAATAGAACTCGGACCGCTTAAAATAAATTCCAAACCATTAACTCTTGTCCAAACTCCTTTTGCGAAAAATGAAAAAGAGAATTCAGAAGTTGTTAGTAATGTAAAGCAATTTAAGGATGATGCGACGGGGAAAAATTTGATTGTTGTTCAGAATGAAAACAGCAATCTTCTTGCTATTCATTACCTGGTAAAGCACAAAGCGGTTTATGAATCTAAGTATGGTAAAGACGCATCAAAAATTCTTCATGACTGCCTGGGTCAACGGTTAAATTCACCGGAGAATCAGAAGATCAGCAGTCAATACGGATTTACTTTTACTGTTAATGATAATCCAATGATTCCAATGGATGATATCTATCTTCATCCCGATTTCGGGTATATAAGAGTTGAAGGACTTGCAGACGATCTTCCCGGTGCGATCAATTATATGAATGGTATCTTGAACAATTTTATTCCGACTGAAGCCGAATTTAAAAAATCGGTTGAGAAGTTCAATGGTATGGGAATGATGATGATGGGAGGCGACAAAGCGAAAAAAGCTTTCGATGCCGAATATAAGTTAATGGTTTACGAGCCCAATGATTTTTCTCAAAATCAACCGCCACTTACGTACGAGAATCTCGTATCATTTACAAAAGAATATTTGCAACCGTCTAACATGATTATTTCAGTTGTGTCACCCGGCAGTCCGGAAGCTATCAATACACTTTTCAGTTCTTTGAATTTCTCGGCGATTAAAGATGAACCGGCAGTTTATACACCAACATTCCAGATGAAAACTAAACCGGATGCAATTGAGAAACCGGGCGGCGGAGAACGCTCATATTTGTTCTACGGATTTATAAGCGAGATAGATCCAAAAGATGCACCAGCTCTTCAAGCTCTTTCACTAATTCTATCTGATAATATAGTTTTTGATATCCGCGAAAAGCAGGGATTGGCTTATGGCATGAGCGCGGGAATTGAAGTCATTAAAAACAAAGCTCTCTTCTTTGTTAATCAAGGAACACGACCTCAAAATGTTGATAAACTTATTCCACAATATCCCGGCTTTTTCACAATGAAAGCAATTGATACTCTCTCTCAGAACACATTGGAAAAATCAATCAACATGTATTTGGGAAGGATGATGTTCAGAAGACTCTCAAGTATCAATCAGGCATTCTATCTCGGAAGTTCTTCCTATTTCTTTATCAATTACAATTACGACAAAAATTTTCTTGACGCGTTGAAAAAAGTTAAACTTGCCGATGTTAAAGAAGCGGCAAAAAAATATATGCAAATTAAAAATCCAATGACTCTGATAGTAAGATGATTTGCCGGCGGATTTTAAAATCGTTATAAAAACGAATTAAGTATGAAAAGAATTTTAATTGGAGAATCTGATGTTTAAGAAAATATTTTTTTTCTTCACACTAATTTTATTTACAACTGCACTTTTTGCGGATTCAACCGTTCATCATAAATTATCTGTTAGAATAGATCCCGCAAAACATTTTTTGAATGCCGTTGACCAAATAACAATTCCGGCCGACCAGGCAAAGTCTAAAATGACTTTCATTCTCAACGGAGATTTGAAAATTACTTCTGATACACCGGGTGTAACAATAAAATTGGAAAAGGAAGGTGTGAAAGCAGAGGATTTGGGAATGGACAGGGAAGATCTAAATCTTGCTGCGGAATTTAAACAAAATAAATACTCTCTAAATTTCTCAAATGAAATTAAAGGTGACTTAACATTTATTCTGAAATTCAGCGGAGTGATTAACTATCCGGTCAAACAAATCGGTGAGGAATATGCACGAGGATTTAGCCAGACTCCGGGCATAATAGATGAGAAAGGAATTTATCTCGGTGGTTCAACATACTGGGTACCTTGGTTCAACGAGAACTGGATCAGTTTTGAATTAACTACAACAATGCCAAAAGGATGGAGCGTAGTAAGTCAAGGGAAGAGAACACAAAATGAATTGAAAAACGATTTGCAGACAAGCGTTTGGAATTCACCCGAACCAATGGAAGAAATTTATCTAATCGCGGCAAAATTTACTGAGTACGCAAAATCCGCCGGCGCAATTGATATAATGGCATTCCTTCGTACCCCGGATGAAACTCTCGCAAATAAATACATGGAAACCACAGCTCAATATCTCGAGATGTATCGAAAACTTATTGGTCCGTATCCCTTTTCTAAATTTGCTCTTGTTGAAAATTTTTGGGAAACAGGCTACGGAATGCCTTCGTTTACACTTCTCGGAGAACAAATAATCAGATTTCCGTTTATACTCAATTCTTCTTATCCGCATGAGTTGCTTCATAACTATTGGGGAAATAGTGCTTACGTTGATTTCAAAACCGGGAACTGGTGTGAGGGATTAACGGCTTATATGGCAGATCATCTAATTGCAGAACAAAGAGGTCAGGCAGATGAATATAGAAGGAACACACTACAGAAATATACAGATTATGTAAATCCGTCAAATGATTTTCCTCTGAACAAATTTAATTCTAGAAGTAATCCCTCTTCCGAAGCAATCGGTTACGGCAAGAGTTCTATGATGTGGAATATGCTTCGCGGACTTGTTGGTGATGAATCATTCGTAAAAGGATTTCAGAAATTTTATCGTGATAATAAATACAAAGCGGCATCATACAGTGATATTCGCGCATCATTTGAAAGTGTGACAGGTAAAGATCTGAAATCATTTTTTGATCAATGGGTCAACAGAAAAGGGGCGCCGGAATTAAGTGTTTCTAATGTGAAGTGTGAGAAGAAGAACAATGAATATGTTTTAGGATTTGCACTAAAACAGCTTCAGAAAGATGATGCGTTTGTTCTCGATGTACCGGTTGCGGTTTCTTTTGCAAAATCATCTGTAATTAAAACTGTCCCGATGACATCGAAAGAACAAAATTACGAATTCACTTTTCCACAAAACCCATTATTAGTTCAGATTGATCCGCAATTCAATTTATTCAGAAAACTTAACTACAATGAAATTCCGCCATCACTTTCAAAAATATTCGGTGCTGATGAATTGTTGATTCTTCTTCCTTCTAAGGCTTCAAAAGAAAAACTTGAATCGTACAAGGAATTGGCAAAGATCTGGTCTGATGATAAGACTAAAAAAATAGAAGTTTCTCTCGACATCAAATATGATAAACTTCCGGCAGATAAAAACATCTGGATCTTCGGAGCGGAGAATAAGTTCACCGGAATTGTAAAAGAAGGATTAAAAGATTACGGCAGCGAAATTAAAAATGATGAAGTTACATTCGGTAAAAATTCATTTCCGGTTTCGAATAATAGTTTTATTATCTCCGTACGCCATCCGGAAAATCCAAATAATGTTCTTGTTTATCTCTCGACTGAAAATAAAGAAGCTGTTGAAGGGTTAGCCAAAAAATTACCTCATTACGGTAAATACAGCTACCTGGTTTTTGAAGGGAACGAACCAACAAATACAGGCAAAGGGGAATGGAGTTCGGTTAATTCTCCTCTTACTGCAAAAGTTATTACAAAAGGTGAGAACACTAATTATGATGCACTTCCAGAATTAACAAAACGGAAAGCATTGGCAATGCTAACACCGGTATTTTCATCCGAAAGAATGTTGAAAACAGTTCAATACCTTGCGAGCGAAGAATTAGCCGGGAGAGCGCCGGGCTCCCCAGGAATTAATAAAGCCGCAGATTATATTGTAGAAAAATTTAAGAGCGCGGGACTTCTCCCCGGTGCAGATGACGGAACATATTTTCAGAAATGGGATGAAGTCGTTGATGCCAAAGGAACAAAAGCACAGGTTAAGAACATTATAGGAATCATTCCGGGTACCAATCCAAATCTTAAAGATGGATCTGTAATTGTTTGTGCTCATTACGATCATCTTGGCTTAGGATGGCCAAGTGCAAACAAAGGGAATGAAGGAAA is a genomic window containing:
- a CDS encoding STAS domain-containing protein — translated: MKINLVEKYTAVVLELKGDITGTAKDQEFSDTLHKLIAEGKKNIIIDLKETGFVNSSGLGMLIGGYTTIKNGGGDLKLANATQKIESLLVITKLTSIFTNYNSVDEAVKSFS
- a CDS encoding homocysteine S-methyltransferase family protein; its protein translation is MDSFRDLLYKKKILFDGAMGTSIQKLKLENSDPPELLNLYHKDELKEIHKSYLDAGSNIIETNTFGANRKRLELTAWAGKIEEINSSAVKAVREVVGNRALIAGSVGPLGEVIEPFGDLSQEEAKNIFYEQIKFLNDSGVDLILIETMISLDEALIALAAARKANSKIVGVTLTFENGAQGLRTPYGETPGQAAKALEKNGADFIGSNCGHGVSDILLVGREMKIVSKLPILLQPNAGIPRVENTKIIYDESPENFARFVKSAVDLGIEMVGGCCGTTEEHIRHADKILSEMKNF
- a CDS encoding histidine kinase — translated: MRFIRKYFEKEFLVNKHPSFHFINTIGWSILIAVDCIIVSPQQNATSITFFISNTIAWSTGYLITIYLRRLYKDFPYRSKSIITIGGFIFTISFFASCLFYLTVNFARWVYSPPFQKESLQTIFSFQHIILFLIYIVPLFTTWSLLYFGIKFWIDLLEEREKAQKASLLAQSAQLQMLRYQINPHFLFNSFSSLRALIRIDQIKAENMLSKLSEFYRYTLVTKSHTEIPLIEEVEAITNYAEIEKIRFEDKIEFEFKIDTLAEEYPIPSFLIHPLVENAIKYGMKTSEMPLKIWIIAEVENNWLIIRIINTGKYIKQGSDNNHVGTGNGLLNIKNRLEYSYPYKNKFEINEQDGKVCATVKIFKELK
- a CDS encoding insulinase family protein, coding for MKRKIFSSILIMTIIVGLLIQTISAQEKVQKDGQKQSVPAFPKGVSIYQLDNGIQVLLIENPALPMIGANMVIKVGSAYESFSTSGMSHMLEHLLFNGTTTRPQKQLYDDVDMIGGYNNAHTDTYYTDFMMVTPTENFRKGMEIQADMIFNSTLPNEKFEKEKGIVLEEISKSLVNPSEQMERNTISILYGGHALSLPTLGTYSTIQSMKRDDVNAFYKNYYVPNNMILSVIGNFQTKPMLAMIKEIYGKANPGSVKYDSNPEWATGFQIPNLKSGDDENVYYRFYDGKDKVVQMFYQIPQNGSDEYFQLMGIVLDKNQDAVQSAVKAEFEQNIKSVKLSTRLSPLKNYIEATVILAKDVDLSALTKFVSEKLANLNFALPTETLKFEATKARTEFVKNIEKPHMFGIYNSYSIVMNGIESVLSSFSGNEFYKAAIELGPLKINSKPLTLVQTPFAKNEKENSEVVSNVKQFKDDATGKNLIVVQNENSNLLAIHYLVKHKAVYESKYGKDASKILHDCLGQRLNSPENQKISSQYGFTFTVNDNPMIPMDDIYLHPDFGYIRVEGLADDLPGAINYMNGILNNFIPTEAEFKKSVEKFNGMGMMMMGGDKAKKAFDAEYKLMVYEPNDFSQNQPPLTYENLVSFTKEYLQPSNMIISVVSPGSPEAINTLFSSLNFSAIKDEPAVYTPTFQMKTKPDAIEKPGGGERSYLFYGFISEIDPKDAPALQALSLILSDNIVFDIREKQGLAYGMSAGIEVIKNKALFFVNQGTRPQNVDKLIPQYPGFFTMKAIDTLSQNTLEKSINMYLGRMMFRRLSSINQAFYLGSSSYFFINYNYDKNFLDALKKVKLADVKEAAKKYMQIKNPMTLIVR
- a CDS encoding HEAT repeat domain-containing protein, which produces MKPRFIISSIAIAVLLITTSAFSQSNNNLDDELKLKIIQKSPLKGLKCTDEALRLNCAFALGKMKSEKAVIPLMKMLREDPCEAVRIVAAQALIEIGDPRGIYLVGRSAKFNDSERVRNVCSKFYSYHLFSESLAKLSDDSIEELTMDLEIKNQ
- a CDS encoding LytTR family DNA-binding domain-containing protein → MNKIFKAIIVDDEKLAREDIKAIAKGFEEIEIIGEASNNIEAKKLIDNLNPDLIFLDIQMPGRTGFELLTEIQTDAKIIFVTAYDEYAIRAFEVNAQDYLLKPVNKERLALAIEHLKLEGEIQNTPFKKLEYNDNVFLMVNNTYQFIKVSSIIVITSAGNYSEILTNTKLKGLVLKSMKEWESRLPNNFFIRIHRNAIINLEFLERTEDWFSYSYQVFLKGLEKPFVMSRRYASKLKDKMV
- a CDS encoding M20/M25/M40 family metallo-hydrolase yields the protein MFKKIFFFFTLILFTTALFADSTVHHKLSVRIDPAKHFLNAVDQITIPADQAKSKMTFILNGDLKITSDTPGVTIKLEKEGVKAEDLGMDREDLNLAAEFKQNKYSLNFSNEIKGDLTFILKFSGVINYPVKQIGEEYARGFSQTPGIIDEKGIYLGGSTYWVPWFNENWISFELTTTMPKGWSVVSQGKRTQNELKNDLQTSVWNSPEPMEEIYLIAAKFTEYAKSAGAIDIMAFLRTPDETLANKYMETTAQYLEMYRKLIGPYPFSKFALVENFWETGYGMPSFTLLGEQIIRFPFILNSSYPHELLHNYWGNSAYVDFKTGNWCEGLTAYMADHLIAEQRGQADEYRRNTLQKYTDYVNPSNDFPLNKFNSRSNPSSEAIGYGKSSMMWNMLRGLVGDESFVKGFQKFYRDNKYKAASYSDIRASFESVTGKDLKSFFDQWVNRKGAPELSVSNVKCEKKNNEYVLGFALKQLQKDDAFVLDVPVAVSFAKSSVIKTVPMTSKEQNYEFTFPQNPLLVQIDPQFNLFRKLNYNEIPPSLSKIFGADELLILLPSKASKEKLESYKELAKIWSDDKTKKIEVSLDIKYDKLPADKNIWIFGAENKFTGIVKEGLKDYGSEIKNDEVTFGKNSFPVSNNSFIISVRHPENPNNVLVYLSTENKEAVEGLAKKLPHYGKYSYLVFEGNEPTNTGKGEWSSVNSPLTAKVITKGENTNYDALPELTKRKALAMLTPVFSSERMLKTVQYLASEELAGRAPGSPGINKAADYIVEKFKSAGLLPGADDGTYFQKWDEVVDAKGTKAQVKNIIGIIPGTNPNLKDGSVIVCAHYDHLGLGWPSANKGNEGKIHPGADDNASGVSVILELADLLGKTLKPQRTVIFVAFTSEESGLLGSKYYVQNMARFPAKKVIGVLNFDTVGRLGNNKLLVLGTSSAREWRFIFMGATYVTGVESEMVTQDLDASDQKSFLAAGVPGVQFFSGANTDYHRPSDTADKIDGAGLIKVAAFAQEGLLYLADRAEPLTFQGQVVTESKKSQTAPAGERKVSTGSMPDFSFSGEGVKIADLAPDSPAAKAGLQKGDVIIKIAQFKVTNLREYSDALKTFEPGNVVDLVYLREGKENTTKIEFAAK